A single Arachnia propionica DNA region contains:
- a CDS encoding ABC transporter ATP-binding protein, with translation MLERFRKYLDRPQTVYTLILGYTVAAVLQGLAFGALIWFLRGFLSDDPSSATGAFWLLIALGVVSFATMSVTMIAANRISAYDVCGNVIAKIGQRVSRLPLGWFDSGATGRVSAAVTRETDALSHLASIVFPQLISSLVTPATAVVVTLIHDWRLGLVMVVVTPVVWGLWRWAMPLIRHEQELTPKVSAETAHRIIEQVRLQPVLRAQGLNGTSWEPLKKALHDEHATVKGLMAAQSRPSAAFGILGQVFFAAVLGTGLALALGGRLDVPGYLAIGLMAARFTTPISQSVLYAAEIQKSVVSLDAIGAIVDSAPLPEPEDPKVPQGTTIRFNDVRFGYVADQPVFSGLSLTARENEITALIGPSGCGKSTVTRLAARFWDVDGGSITIGGVDVRDIPTTKLMEMTSMVFQDVYLFNTTITENVRISRPDATDAEVADALRRAGLDQTIARLPDGAGTQVGEGGQKLSGGERQRVSIARAFLKDAPILLLDEITSALDAENEAAITATLGELSRGRTVIVIAHRLSTVMQADHIHVLSGRENGTPTRVVEEGSPGDLAAGNGVFASLLADFEQTARWRVR, from the coding sequence ATGCTTGAGCGTTTCCGGAAATACCTCGACCGCCCGCAGACCGTCTACACCCTGATCCTCGGCTACACCGTCGCCGCGGTGCTGCAGGGCCTGGCTTTCGGCGCATTGATCTGGTTCCTGCGCGGGTTTCTCTCGGACGATCCGTCCAGCGCCACCGGGGCGTTCTGGTTGCTGATCGCCCTGGGGGTGGTCTCCTTCGCCACGATGTCCGTGACGATGATCGCCGCCAACAGGATCTCCGCCTACGACGTTTGCGGCAACGTGATCGCGAAGATCGGACAGCGGGTCTCCAGGCTGCCGCTGGGCTGGTTCGACTCCGGGGCCACGGGCCGGGTCTCCGCCGCGGTCACCCGCGAAACCGATGCCCTTTCGCACCTGGCCTCCATTGTCTTCCCGCAGCTCATCTCCTCCTTGGTCACCCCCGCCACCGCCGTCGTGGTCACGCTGATCCACGACTGGCGCCTGGGTCTGGTGATGGTCGTCGTGACCCCGGTCGTGTGGGGGCTGTGGCGCTGGGCGATGCCACTGATCCGCCACGAGCAGGAGCTCACCCCGAAGGTGAGCGCCGAGACCGCGCACCGCATCATCGAGCAGGTCCGGTTGCAGCCGGTGCTGCGCGCCCAGGGACTCAACGGGACGAGCTGGGAACCCCTCAAAAAAGCGCTGCACGACGAGCACGCCACGGTGAAAGGATTGATGGCGGCGCAGTCACGGCCCTCGGCGGCGTTCGGGATCCTGGGGCAGGTGTTCTTCGCCGCGGTCCTGGGCACCGGGTTGGCGCTGGCGCTGGGTGGGCGGCTCGACGTGCCGGGTTACCTGGCCATCGGCCTGATGGCGGCCCGTTTCACGACCCCGATTTCCCAGTCGGTGCTGTACGCGGCCGAAATCCAGAAGTCGGTCGTCAGTCTGGATGCCATCGGTGCGATCGTCGATTCTGCGCCGCTGCCCGAACCTGAAGACCCGAAGGTTCCGCAGGGCACCACGATCCGGTTCAACGACGTCCGTTTCGGTTATGTCGCGGACCAGCCGGTGTTCTCCGGTCTGTCGCTGACCGCCCGGGAGAACGAGATCACCGCGTTGATCGGGCCGTCGGGCTGCGGCAAGTCGACCGTCACCCGCTTGGCCGCACGGTTCTGGGATGTCGACGGGGGCTCGATCACCATCGGCGGTGTCGACGTGCGGGACATCCCGACCACGAAGCTGATGGAGATGACCTCCATGGTCTTCCAGGATGTCTACCTCTTCAACACCACCATCACCGAGAACGTCCGGATCTCCCGTCCCGACGCGACCGACGCCGAGGTGGCCGACGCGCTCCGCCGGGCCGGGCTCGACCAGACGATTGCCCGGCTGCCGGACGGCGCCGGCACGCAGGTCGGGGAGGGCGGCCAGAAACTGTCCGGCGGTGAACGGCAGCGCGTCTCGATCGCCCGTGCCTTCCTCAAGGACGCGCCGATCCTGCTGCTGGACGAGATCACCTCGGCCCTGGACGCCGAGAACGAGGCCGCTATCACCGCGACCCTGGGCGAGTTGTCGCGGGGCCGGACGGTCATCGTCATCGCCCACCGCCTGTCGACGGTGATGCAGGCCGATCACATCCACGTGCTCTCGGGTCGCGAGAACGGCACACCGACGCGGGTGGTGGAAGAGGGCAGCCCGGGTGACCTGGCCGCCGGGAACGGGGTTTTCGCCTCGCTGCTGGCCGATTTCGAGCAGACCGCTCGTTGGCGGGTCCGTTGA
- a CDS encoding 4'-phosphopantetheinyl transferase family protein: MAVLPPVAELRRRLGVDGDRGELPGLPGVRCLPGPGSAVVLLADTAAGAVWAPRRDGVLSRDEMERAARFVFPRLGEAWAGAHVLLREVLGRATLTSAAHVRIRTGESGKPSVDGVEFSLSHTGSVVLIGLGDLPLGVDVEKVPEERAVQQVGSSFHPREAAELLGLPADERPGAFARVWVRKEALLKAIGTGLSRGISRDYVGTGTVPGTPVSGLRIHDVALPGLPGHRAALCTTAAAAVP, translated from the coding sequence ATGGCCGTTCTCCCTCCCGTCGCCGAGTTGAGGCGACGCCTGGGTGTGGACGGAGACCGTGGTGAACTGCCGGGATTGCCGGGTGTGCGATGTCTTCCGGGGCCGGGATCAGCGGTGGTGCTGCTCGCCGACACTGCGGCCGGGGCGGTGTGGGCTCCTCGTCGGGACGGCGTGCTCTCGCGCGACGAGATGGAACGGGCGGCACGGTTCGTGTTCCCCCGGCTCGGGGAGGCGTGGGCCGGGGCGCACGTGCTGCTGCGCGAGGTGCTGGGGCGTGCGACACTCACGTCCGCGGCTCATGTGCGGATCCGCACCGGCGAGTCCGGGAAGCCGTCGGTCGACGGGGTCGAGTTCTCGCTGTCCCACACGGGCTCCGTCGTGCTGATCGGGCTCGGTGATCTTCCGCTCGGGGTGGACGTGGAGAAGGTCCCGGAGGAGCGGGCCGTGCAGCAGGTCGGTTCGAGTTTTCACCCGCGGGAGGCAGCCGAGCTGCTCGGTCTTCCCGCCGATGAACGCCCCGGGGCGTTTGCGCGCGTCTGGGTGCGCAAGGAGGCCCTGCTCAAGGCCATCGGAACCGGGCTGTCGCGCGGCATTTCCCGCGACTACGTGGGCACCGGAACGGTCCCGGGAACCCCCGTTTCGGGGCTGCGCATCCACGACGTGGCGCTCCCGGGGTTGCCCGGTCACCGCGCGGCGCTGTGCACCACGGCGGCCGCGGCCGTCCCGTAG
- a CDS encoding AAA family ATPase: MLLLQFSLSNHASFRDEATLNLVSHTLKSQVPRDSRWLHHVSRVAAVYGPNASGKSALLHGMRFFTSTVRNSATTWAGDPKLPRRPFLLDAGATNRPSTFVLDFVVDDVRYEYGFSLTEHEVTEEWLRGYWTSKPTMLFDRHGGDIEVGRRLRGGTALLNRITGPRELVLSRAFTAKHEQLQRLASEIIEGFEFVFYSEQAREERLRQLTTELAEGRFKSDDLVTLLRVADVGICDAEVSERELPEHFKEFLMNLGPATDATQPEAPEDDTPHGPTRLVLEASQFEELIIQLRRALRFHHLGIDGAYPLDLNAESAGTLTWLGLAVPALARLRSGGVLCIDELDASLHPQLAQVLVSMFTDPDINPHGAQLVFTTHDTHFIDNVNPERLTPEQVWFTQKDAQGVSDLFSLDEFPTRAEQNHARRYLSGRYGAVPRIAPTQVRHLVGVQEQLPI; this comes from the coding sequence ATGTTGCTGCTCCAGTTCAGCCTGTCGAACCACGCCAGCTTCAGGGATGAAGCCACCCTCAACCTCGTCTCACACACCCTGAAGTCCCAGGTGCCGCGCGACTCACGCTGGCTGCACCACGTCAGCCGGGTGGCCGCGGTCTACGGTCCGAACGCCTCCGGCAAGAGCGCGCTGCTGCACGGGATGCGTTTTTTCACCTCGACGGTGCGGAACTCGGCGACCACGTGGGCGGGGGACCCGAAACTGCCGCGAAGGCCCTTCCTGCTGGACGCCGGGGCCACCAACCGGCCCTCGACCTTCGTCCTGGATTTCGTCGTCGACGACGTCCGCTACGAGTACGGTTTCAGCCTCACCGAGCACGAAGTCACCGAGGAGTGGCTCCGGGGCTACTGGACGTCGAAACCCACGATGCTCTTCGACCGACACGGCGGCGACATCGAGGTGGGACGCAGACTGCGCGGTGGCACCGCGCTCCTGAACCGGATCACCGGCCCCCGGGAGCTGGTGCTGTCCCGCGCCTTCACCGCAAAACACGAGCAGCTCCAGCGGCTGGCCAGCGAGATCATCGAGGGTTTCGAGTTCGTGTTCTACTCCGAGCAGGCACGGGAGGAACGTCTTCGACAACTCACGACCGAGCTGGCCGAGGGGCGTTTCAAATCGGACGATCTCGTCACGTTGCTGCGCGTGGCCGACGTCGGGATCTGCGATGCGGAGGTGAGCGAACGGGAACTTCCCGAACACTTCAAGGAATTCCTGATGAACCTCGGCCCGGCCACCGACGCGACGCAGCCCGAGGCCCCGGAGGATGACACACCTCACGGTCCCACCCGCCTGGTCCTGGAGGCCAGCCAGTTCGAGGAGTTGATCATCCAGCTTCGTCGCGCCCTGAGATTCCACCACCTCGGGATCGACGGGGCCTATCCCCTGGATCTGAACGCCGAGAGCGCGGGAACCCTCACGTGGCTCGGCCTGGCGGTCCCGGCCCTGGCAAGGCTCCGCAGCGGCGGGGTGCTGTGCATCGACGAACTCGACGCAAGTCTCCATCCGCAGCTGGCGCAGGTGCTGGTCTCCATGTTCACCGACCCGGACATCAACCCCCACGGCGCCCAGCTCGTTTTCACCACGCACGACACACACTTCATCGACAATGTGAACCCAGAGCGGCTCACCCCCGAGCAGGTCTGGTTCACCCAGAAGGACGCGCAGGGGGTCAGCGACCTCTTCAGCCTCGACGAGTTCCCCACCCGGGCCGAACAGAACCACGCCCGCCGCTACCTGTCGGGACGCTACGGAGCGGTCCCGCGCATCGCCCCGACCCAGGTTCGGCACCTCGTCGGCGTCCAGGAGCAACTGCCGATATGA
- a CDS encoding RloB family protein, with the protein MSRRQERRPARSLNRRTGTRRESRRLLVVTEGKRQENFSAAVSNPCFEVWLLWHFEDWTREGSSSEIQHAARRHGLGKSIPPAFPYTKHPEAKRRASRTPVDVNEIGRNSSSALPSLLESILRNSPGGAYSQPS; encoded by the coding sequence ATGAGCAGACGACAAGAACGCCGACCGGCGAGGTCACTGAACCGGCGGACCGGCACCCGGCGAGAAAGCCGCAGGCTCTTGGTGGTGACCGAGGGAAAACGGCAGGAGAACTTCTCAGCCGCCGTGTCCAACCCCTGTTTCGAGGTCTGGCTCCTCTGGCACTTCGAGGACTGGACACGGGAGGGCTCCAGCAGCGAGATCCAGCACGCCGCCAGACGTCACGGCTTGGGCAAATCCATCCCTCCGGCCTTTCCTTACACCAAGCACCCTGAGGCGAAGCGTCGGGCCTCACGCACTCCGGTCGATGTAAACGAGATCGGACGGAACTCCTCCAGCGCCCTGCCCTCCCTGCTGGAATCGATTCTCCGGAACAGCCCCGGAGGGGCTTATTCACAGCCATCATAA
- a CDS encoding ABC transporter ATP-binding protein translates to MLRLIWSTGRGGVLGILVSTTIDALVPAAQVVLLGLTVNAVLNAADAADLLIYPLLFGLVACFGLILTTLQSYWQASLEQKVSNTFNLKLMEKSGELSLPDFENPKVYNMLQLATREATSRPYQLFSQLVATVSGGISLVTVTGIVVTWNPLVALLILLSPVLPVLVNQLFVKRLWQVERNRSEERRRGQYLLALVTNDKTYKETRLFGLVPHFINAYRQMLGRFYSVDMEIERKRGVAGILSGLLGVIVTAVAIFFAISDSLAAGDVGRLAAYISAISAVTAAAQMLIGGFGQLFEHTLFLGNLFDFLDLSPAQKQSTDSPRPALRGGEMVEPQEIVFDDVTFRYPGQEDAALLNFSATFSPGRTVALVGENGAGKSTIVKLLTRLYEPTSGRILLGGVDIQEIELDVYRDQLAVLFQDFIQYEASLRQNIGFGCLGRLEDGEGILSAARRARLMDVVEDLPHGIDTQLGKWFSEGRQLSGGEWQRVALARALFRGAPIIVLDEPTASLDVQAEEAVFEQMNAEETRATKILISHRFSTVRMADEILVISEGKLIERGTHSSLVTAGGVYAKMYAIQAKGYLDG, encoded by the coding sequence GTGCTGCGGCTCATTTGGTCGACGGGACGCGGCGGCGTCCTCGGCATACTTGTCTCGACCACGATCGACGCCCTAGTGCCCGCAGCCCAAGTTGTGCTTCTGGGACTTACGGTCAATGCCGTCCTCAATGCTGCGGACGCCGCAGACCTCTTGATCTACCCATTGCTATTTGGGCTCGTTGCGTGTTTTGGCCTGATTCTCACCACCTTGCAGAGCTATTGGCAGGCCTCACTTGAGCAGAAGGTGTCGAATACCTTCAACCTGAAGCTGATGGAGAAGTCAGGGGAACTGAGTCTTCCGGATTTTGAGAATCCCAAAGTGTATAACATGCTTCAGCTCGCTACGCGTGAGGCGACCAGCCGCCCCTACCAGCTGTTCTCGCAATTGGTGGCCACCGTGTCGGGTGGCATTTCGCTGGTGACGGTCACCGGAATTGTTGTCACTTGGAATCCGTTGGTCGCGTTGCTGATCCTCCTGTCACCCGTACTGCCTGTGCTGGTGAATCAACTTTTCGTGAAGCGGCTTTGGCAAGTGGAGCGCAACCGTTCTGAGGAAAGGCGTCGAGGGCAGTATCTTCTTGCGCTTGTGACAAACGACAAGACATATAAAGAGACACGCCTGTTCGGCCTGGTCCCGCATTTTATCAACGCCTACCGGCAGATGCTCGGGCGGTTCTATTCCGTTGATATGGAAATTGAGCGCAAGCGTGGTGTGGCGGGCATCCTCTCAGGACTCCTAGGTGTTATCGTCACGGCCGTAGCAATCTTCTTCGCGATATCTGACTCACTTGCGGCGGGCGACGTAGGCCGCCTTGCTGCTTATATCAGCGCGATATCGGCAGTCACTGCTGCTGCGCAGATGCTCATTGGAGGTTTTGGGCAGCTCTTCGAGCACACACTCTTCCTTGGCAACCTGTTTGACTTCCTGGACCTCTCGCCTGCCCAGAAACAAAGCACCGATTCGCCGAGGCCGGCTTTGAGGGGTGGCGAGATGGTGGAGCCCCAAGAAATTGTTTTCGATGATGTAACTTTCCGGTACCCCGGCCAGGAAGATGCTGCGTTGCTGAACTTCTCTGCCACCTTCTCTCCGGGTCGAACGGTCGCGCTCGTTGGCGAGAATGGAGCGGGGAAATCCACGATCGTGAAGCTGCTCACGCGCCTTTACGAGCCGACGTCTGGTCGCATTCTCTTGGGTGGCGTCGACATTCAGGAGATTGAGCTGGATGTCTATCGCGACCAGTTGGCAGTGTTGTTTCAGGACTTCATTCAGTATGAAGCCTCTCTTCGTCAGAACATTGGCTTTGGGTGTCTAGGGAGATTGGAGGACGGTGAAGGAATCTTGTCCGCGGCCAGGCGTGCCCGACTCATGGACGTAGTTGAAGATCTACCGCATGGGATTGATACGCAGCTTGGAAAATGGTTTAGCGAGGGCCGTCAGCTGTCGGGGGGCGAATGGCAGCGCGTGGCACTGGCAAGAGCTCTTTTCCGTGGTGCTCCAATCATTGTTCTCGACGAGCCGACGGCCTCGCTTGACGTGCAGGCCGAAGAGGCGGTATTTGAACAGATGAATGCAGAGGAAACGAGAGCCACAAAAATTCTCATCTCGCATCGCTTCTCGACGGTCCGTATGGCTGATGAAATCTTGGTGATCAGTGAGGGCAAACTCATCGAACGCGGTACACACAGCTCCTTGGTCACGGCTGGCGGTGTCTACGCAAAGATGTATGCGATCCAGGCGAAGGGCTACCTGGATGGGTAG
- a CDS encoding GNAT family N-acetyltransferase: MRTPRLVADDLVLEAPDVGDADDWSDAQDDECARWFGWPCRPGVERCRAHLERVANNAEPGSFTWAIRVPAGFAGGADLKLHDNRWNVSYFVHPAHRGRGIATRALRLVCGWAFDGLGLDVVSTRVRAGNAASLRVLAKVGFRPAGEETGDDGHVEVLHELAGSTHRA; the protein is encoded by the coding sequence ATGAGGACTCCCCGGCTGGTCGCGGACGACCTCGTGCTCGAGGCACCGGACGTGGGTGACGCCGACGACTGGTCGGATGCGCAGGACGACGAATGCGCCCGCTGGTTCGGGTGGCCGTGCCGGCCGGGTGTGGAACGTTGCCGGGCCCATCTGGAGCGGGTCGCGAACAACGCGGAGCCCGGTTCCTTCACGTGGGCGATCCGCGTCCCGGCCGGGTTCGCGGGAGGAGCCGACCTGAAACTCCACGATAACCGCTGGAACGTCTCCTATTTCGTGCACCCGGCCCATCGGGGACGCGGGATCGCGACCCGCGCGCTCCGGCTCGTGTGCGGGTGGGCGTTCGACGGCCTCGGCCTCGACGTGGTCTCGACACGAGTCCGCGCCGGCAACGCCGCGAGCCTGCGGGTGCTGGCCAAGGTAGGGTTCCGCCCGGCCGGGGAGGAAACCGGCGACGACGGCCACGTGGAGGTGCTCCACGAGCTGGCCGGGAGCACCCACCGGGCGTGA